A region of Planococcus sp. MSAK28401 DNA encodes the following proteins:
- a CDS encoding carbamoyl phosphate synthase small subunit — translation MTGKLVLANGASFTGAWHGTQAAVQGEVVFFTGMTGYEEVITDPSYKGQVIVFSYPLIGQYGIEALYAQSEKIQACAIIVAELYDGPLPKQAISLAQFAEKQGVPVLSGIDTRSVIQQVRETGTMPAQLLHVDSPEQPWQMLKTDFFPAGEAAGTKQVGEGSLHIGLIDFHYKASILKELLALGCTVSIIPYNAAVELPEALGVDGLLFSNGPGDPQALNSRLPVYRAWAERYPSFGICLGHQVLAAAFGATTTKLAYGHRGANHPVKNNKTGRVSMSSQNHSYVVEAASLSDTPFEVLYENVNDGSIEGLIHPQLPITTVQFHPEAAPGPADHLALFHQFLETANEMKKVKMHA, via the coding sequence ATGACAGGAAAATTGGTTTTGGCGAATGGCGCATCATTTACGGGAGCATGGCACGGTACACAAGCGGCAGTACAGGGAGAGGTCGTCTTTTTCACCGGCATGACCGGCTATGAGGAAGTCATTACCGACCCTTCTTATAAAGGGCAGGTCATCGTTTTTTCCTATCCATTGATTGGCCAATACGGCATTGAAGCGCTTTATGCACAATCCGAAAAAATCCAAGCTTGTGCCATCATCGTCGCTGAATTGTATGACGGCCCACTGCCGAAACAGGCGATTTCGTTAGCTCAATTTGCAGAAAAGCAGGGGGTCCCAGTGCTGAGCGGCATCGATACGCGCTCAGTCATCCAACAAGTCCGGGAAACCGGCACGATGCCGGCACAACTGCTTCATGTAGACTCACCTGAGCAGCCGTGGCAAATGCTCAAAACCGATTTTTTCCCGGCTGGCGAAGCGGCAGGGACGAAGCAAGTCGGCGAAGGCTCCTTGCATATCGGACTCATTGATTTCCATTACAAAGCGTCCATCTTAAAAGAATTGCTCGCTCTCGGCTGCACGGTCAGCATTATCCCCTATAACGCAGCAGTTGAACTTCCTGAAGCACTTGGAGTCGACGGGCTATTGTTCTCGAACGGCCCTGGAGACCCGCAAGCATTGAACAGCCGCTTGCCAGTCTACCGCGCCTGGGCAGAACGCTATCCGTCATTCGGCATTTGCCTTGGCCACCAGGTGCTGGCTGCCGCTTTCGGCGCAACAACCACGAAGCTCGCTTACGGGCATCGCGGAGCCAATCATCCCGTCAAAAACAATAAGACCGGCCGCGTCAGCATGAGCTCCCAAAATCATAGCTATGTCGTCGAGGCGGCGAGCCTGTCGGACACGCCATTTGAAGTGTTGTATGAAAACGTCAACGACGGCAGCATCGAAGGCTTGATCCATCCGCAATTGCCGATTACGACGGTTCAATTCCACCCGGAAGCAGCTCCCGGCCCGGCGGATCATCTCGCATTGTTCCACCAGTTCCTGGAGACGGCAAATGAAATGAAGAAGGTGAAAATGCATGCCTAA